A segment of the Chloracidobacterium sp. genome:
GCCTTCTTGAAGTTGCGAATGCCAGTCCCAAGTCCGGTGAAAAGTTCGGGAATCTTCTTCGTCCCAAACAACAGCACGACAATGAGACCGATGAAGAGGATTTCCCACATGCTCAGGTTCATACTCTACGTGGCTCCTCCGCAGCCGGGCCTGCCAGCCAAGGTGACTTCATACTAAGAGTGTGTCGGGATACTGTC
Coding sequences within it:
- the tatA gene encoding twin-arginine translocase TatA/TatE family subunit, with translation MNLSMWEILFIGLIVVLLFGTKKIPELFTGLGTGIRNFKKALSEDPEEAKRKELPTLPSKE